In Sorghum bicolor cultivar BTx623 chromosome 8, Sorghum_bicolor_NCBIv3, whole genome shotgun sequence, one genomic interval encodes:
- the LOC8055507 gene encoding uncharacterized protein LOC8055507, with protein MALGDGATATPPVAKLSISGAALAALLHRCAAAAGDCDGLLFGRAAHLPAPPAALSDYDDAAAAAPPAPALSISVSGHCSLSHPSSLSDSLGRFHPPSSSSPAPIGFFSSRRRTALRPTMREAALAHSLSESLASAHPLLLILVSPSASPNHSTHSYDYRAFLLLAGRLVPASLAVVNVGPGFRDQYHAFTAESPMPWLPSAPAPGHAHTIGEQKAVDEMVDGSGVGRLQGVLGAAAGQAAEMDEMYAGMLRKLEKLAREVEKSNLRVLEQVWFSSPVVPVCTVHVHHRFRFSLHNCACV; from the coding sequence ATGGctctcggcgacggcgccaccgCCACCCCTCCGGTGGCCAAGCTCTCCATCTCCGGCGCGGCCCTGGCCGCGCTGCTTCACCGCTGCGCCGCCGCGGCAGGAGACTGCGACGGCCTCCTCTTCGGCCGCGCCGCGCACCTGCccgcgccgccggccgcccTCTCCGACTACGAcgacgccgcggcggcggccccgCCCGCCCCCGCGCTCTCCATCTCCGTCTCCGGCCACTGCTCCCTCTCCCACCCCTCCTCCCTCTCCGACTCCCTCGGCCGCTTCCATCCCCCCTCATCCTCCTCCCCAGCCCCCATCGGCTTCTTCTCCTCCCGCCGCCGCACCGCGCTCCGCCCTACCATGCGGGAGGCCGCCCTCGCGCACTCCCTCTCCGAATCCCTAGCCTCCGCCCACCCGctcctcctcatcctcgtctCCCCCTCCGCCTCCCCCAACCACTCCACCCACTCCTACGACTACCGCgccttcctcctcctcgccggccGCCTCGTCCCGGCCTCCCTCGCCGTCGTCAACGTCGGGCCCGGATTCCGGGACCAGTACCACGCCTTCACCGCCGAGTCGCCCATGCCATGGCTGCCGTCGGCTCCGGCGCCTGGGCACGCTCACACCATCGGGGAGCAGAAGGCGGTGGATGAAATGGTGGACGGGTCTGGGGTCGGGAGGCTGCAGGGGGTCCTCGGCGCTGCGGCGGGGCAGGCGGCCGAGATGGATGAGATGTACGCGGGGATGCTCAGGAAGCTGGAGAAGCTCGCCAGGGAGGTGGAGAAGAGCAATCTCCGTGTGCTCGAGCAGGTCTGGTTCTCCAGTCCTGTGGTTCCTGTCTGCACTGTTCACGTTCATCATAGATTTCGATTCTCCTTGCACAACTGTGCTTGTGTGTGA
- the LOC8070333 gene encoding uncharacterized protein LOC8070333 — protein MVTSKSSWSQVVKNTRPTNLSIPTRNLQPQDLGAVIFGCTNNTIQECHSRQLFGLPKSHISYVRNIKEGLSLFLFNYDDRRLYGIYEAAGNGKFCPESNAWSHDSKSKTNYPAQVAMRVRLWCFPLAEDQFRNAIIANYYQNTPGVPGQKLHFFKFELDHAQTRVLMDMFTPSPPNNFWMPPAAAPADDHWRELVLSPGWATEREGNNNLKSEKVVKSYADIVKKNKFEEVGTRDLDVEHASSGNESSGGFDELDCQYTSPEREDYALSDRVVPVQQQQYPDTQGKMLSFDQVLQGRMAFPGQQWHSDLYANTTETEDNDPYSCKYAQEVKFAILDGSSNLPETLDSEVDKLSLGHSNLLVQLLDSESCTEAKMIDVVKELSGRIEVMEKKQAWSNKEVKHLQGVNERLLKRIVELKGTVKTLNSKIDPLTLDDSLNQFVEQCLGSEDVIYLVGGFDGFSFVPSLDSFSPSLDVVTPLKPMAVGKSYTSTVALEGKIFVLGGGDGACWFDTVECYDRSRDDWSTCPSLTRDKGSLAGVSVNGRIYAFGGGDGTECFSDVEMFDPTHGKWIKNQPMLEKRFALAGVALNGVIYAVGGFNGVEYLSSAERLDPREPNWKMLPKMSAGRGCHTLTVLDEKIFSIGGYDTGAKAMVATVEVYEPRMPSWMMVEPMNYTRGYHSSAVLGGSIFTFGGVKGEADTILDVVERYKEGCGWVTTGLKSIGKRCYCSAIVL, from the exons ATGGTGACGAGCAAATCCTCGTGGAGCCAGGTTGTAAAAAATACCAGGCCGACAAACCTGTCCATTCCCACAAGAAACCTCCAACCACAAGACCTTGGAGCTGTGATATTTGGTTGCACAAACAATACCATTCAAGAGTGTCACTCACGGCAACTTTTTG GCTTGCCAAAATCACATATTTCATACGTACGAAACATTAAGGAAGGACTATCTCTcttcctcttcaactatgatgaTCGCAGATTGTATGGTATTTACGAAGCTGCAGGGAATGGCAAGTTCTGTCCTGAATCAAATGCATGGTCACATGATAGCAAGAGCAAAACAAACTATCCTGCCCAG GTTGCAATGCGGGTAAGGCTGTGGTGTTTCCCGCTAGCAGAGGATCAGTTCAGAAATGCTATTATAGCCAATTACTATCAGAACACACCCGGTGTCCCTGGCCAGAAGCTCCATTTTTTCAAGTTTGAATTGGATCATGCTCAAACACGTGTTTTGATGGATATGTTTACTCCTTCTCCCCCCAACAATTTCTGGATGCCCCCTGCCGCAGCACCAGCTGATGATCATTGGAGAGAATTAGTGCTGTCACCTGGATGGGCAACAGAGCGTGAGGGGAACAATAACCTCAAATCAGAAAAGGTTGTAAAGTCATATGCTGACATAGTGAAGAAGAATAAATTTGAGGAAGTTGGGACAAGAGATTTGGATGTGGAACATGCAAGCTCAGGTAATGAATCTTCTGGTGGTTTCGATGAACTTGATTGTCAATACACATCACCAGAGAGGGAGGACTATGCACTATCAGATAGGGTGGTTCCAGTGCAACAACAACAGTACCCTGATACGCAGGGGAAAATGCTGAGCTTTGATCAGGTGTTACAAGGGCGCATGGCTTTTCCTGGTCAGCAGTGGCACTCTGATCTTTATGCCAATACTACTGAAACTGAAGATAATGATCCATATAGCTGCAAGTATGCCCAAGAGGTCAAATTTGCAATTCTGGATGGGAGCTCTAATTTGCCAGAAACCTTAGATTCTGAAGTTGATAAGCTGTCCTTGGGGCATTCGAATTTGCTGGTGCAGTTATTGGACTCTGAATCATGCACAGAAGCCAAG ATGATTGATGTAGTTAAAGAGTTATCTGGACGAATAGAGGTGATGGAGAAGAAGCAG GCTTGGTCCAACAAAGAAGTCAAACATTTACAGGGGGTGAATGAGAGGTTACTGAAAAGAATTGTTGAACTAAAGGGAACAGTTAAGACATTGAATTCTAAAATAGATCCTTTGACCCTAGACGATTCGCTTAACCAGTTTGTAGAACAATGTTTGGGTTCAGAAGATGTCATTTATCTAGTTGGTGGTTTTGATGGCTTCTCATTTGTGCCATCACTAGACTCCTTTTCCCCTTCATTGGACGTAGTAACACCCCTCAAACCAATGGCTGTTGGCAAGTCATATACCTCAACTGTTGCACTAGAGGGCAAGATATTTGTTCttggtggtggtgatggtgcTTGCTGGTTTGATACAG TTGAATGTTATGACCGAAGCCGTGATGATTGGTCCACATGCCCATCGTTGACTCGTGACAAGGGGAGCCTTGCTGGGGTTAGTGTCAATGGGAGAATCTATGCATTTGGTGGTGGAGATGGAACTGAGTGTTTCTCTGATGTTGAGATGTTTGATCCTACTCATGGAAAGTGGATAAAAAATCAACCTATGCTGGAAAAG CGCTTTGCTCTAGCTGGTGTAGCACTAAATGGTGTGATTTATGCTGTTGGTGGCTTCAATGGTGTTGAATATCTGAG CTCTGCTGAAAGACTTGATCCTCGGGAGCCTAACTGGAAAATGCTGCCAAAGATGAGTGCAGGAAGGGGCTGTCATACGCTTACAGTGCTTGATGAGAAGAT ATTCTCAATTGGTGGATACGACACTGGGGCTAAAGCAATGGTGGCTACTGTTGAGGTGTATGAGCCAAGGATGCCGTCATGGATGATGGTGGAACCCATGAACTACACCAGAGGATACCATTCTTCGGCTGTGCTCGGTGGCTCAATATTCACCTTTGGTGGGGTCAAAGGTGAAGCAGATACAATCTTGGATGTG GTGGAACGCTACAAGGAAGGGTGTGGTTGGGTGACTACGGGGTTGAAGTCGATTGGCAAGAGATGCTACTGCTCAGCGATTGTTCTCTGA
- the LOC110429858 gene encoding uncharacterized protein LOC110429858 produces the protein MTTTTTTRKRRRRGAGSASAGLRLRRLIAFLSRNRLYRTAHTVERKTCVLFDAEHLRRMMLRDRWSAASAYALSFVDYRDCSRGADELNYRLLALRVLKAFAAGQARSVDYLFRRIYACLRFRPDRDRRIAIGRLLLALRSDDTKSSRLYGLFKPRAMQGIMDLVAKCPELNAKIRLPRYMSLVHTKSWLSVKNKSTSLPARILARSFLPKRPPQINDKKVSHKTNCSDAPSTAAFEGILSSSPTPAKMFPVRSTNNTATQGTTQGEETEITKAPAAAASNLVAELHVPRQRRPNPQYIGPEWIV, from the exons atgacgacgacgacgacgacgaggaagaggaggcgGCGCGGCGCTGGTTCGGCCTCGGCGGGGCTGCGCCTCCGCCGCCTCATCGCCTTCCTCAGCCGGAACCGCCTCTACCGCACTGCCCACAC CGTGGAGCGGAAGACGTGCGTCTTGTTCGACGCGGAGCACCTCCGGCGGATGATGCTCCGCGACCGCTGGTCCGCCGCCTCGGCCTACGCCCTCAGCTTCGTCGATTACAGAGACTGCAGCCGCGGGGCCGACGAGCTCAACTACCGCCTCCTGGCCCTCCGCGTCCTCAAGGCCTTCGCAGCTGGCCAGGCCCGCTCCGTCGACTATCTCTTCCGCCGCATATACGCTTGCCTCCGGTTCAGACCAGACCGCGACCGCCGCATCGCCATAGGGAGGCTCCTGCTCGCCCTGCGCTCCGACGACACCAA GTCCTCCAGGCTTTATGGGCTCTTCAAGCCCAGGGCAATGCAGGGAATTATGGACTTGGTTGCCAAGTGCCCAGAGCTCAATGCCAAGATACGGTTACCCCGCTATATGTCTCTTGTTCATACTAA ATCATGGCTAAGTGTCAAGAATAAATCTACCAGTCTTCCGGCACGAATCCTCGCCCGTTCCTTTCTGCCAAAAAG GCCTCCTCAGATTAATgacaagaaggttagtcacaagaCGAATTGTTCAG ATGCTCCAAGTACTGCAGCCTTTGAGGGTATTCTGTCTAGTTCACCAACACCAGCTAAAATGTTTCCAGTTCGATCCACTAATAACACAG CTACCCAGGGAACAACCCAAGGAGAGGAAACTGAAATCACCAAGGCGCCAGCGGCTGCTGCCTCGAATCTAGTTGCTGAGCTTCACGTCCCACGTCAGCGTCGGCCCAACCCACAATACATCGGCCCAGAGTGGATTGTGTGA